In Wolinella succinogenes DSM 1740, a single genomic region encodes these proteins:
- the hisS gene encoding histidine--tRNA ligase, translating into MKEQALITPRTLSGFKDRLPQEAMAKSRLLRTVSEVFEGFGFVPIETPHLEYAEILVKQGSDEIQKELYRFFDHGGRDVALRFDQTVPLARFISQHRNALGLPFKRYAIGNVFRGERAQRGRYREFTQCDFDFIGSESIGSDAEIIQVIYASLKALGIERFTISMNNRKILNGICDYFGVKEQTSDVLRIIDKLDKIGEESVIKELVEELGLSQESARGILGFTSLKQERSSEEFFAKVASYEGLSDSLREGMGEMRALYAILDTLEMDRACYKINFSIARGLGYYTGIVYETTLDALPSIGSVCSGGRYDNLTQSFSKERMSGVGASIGVDRLLAALEELGLLEGRGTSAQVLVACMEESQLAYSYKVAERLRTLGIKSEVYPEAVKPKRSLAYANSKGHPYVAVIGEDELKQGVVTLKDMQWGDQKPCISIEAAAEILLG; encoded by the coding sequence ATGAAAGAGCAGGCATTGATCACCCCAAGAACGCTGAGTGGCTTTAAAGATCGACTTCCCCAAGAGGCAATGGCGAAAAGTCGGCTTTTGCGCACAGTGAGCGAAGTTTTTGAAGGGTTTGGGTTCGTGCCCATCGAGACGCCCCATCTAGAGTATGCAGAGATACTTGTGAAGCAGGGGAGTGATGAAATTCAAAAAGAGCTCTATCGATTTTTCGATCATGGCGGAAGGGATGTAGCACTTAGATTTGATCAGACCGTGCCTTTGGCTCGTTTCATCTCTCAGCATCGCAATGCGCTAGGACTTCCCTTTAAGCGCTATGCTATTGGGAATGTTTTCCGTGGAGAACGAGCGCAGAGGGGTCGCTATCGTGAATTCACTCAATGTGACTTTGACTTTATCGGGAGCGAATCCATTGGAAGCGATGCAGAGATTATCCAGGTGATCTATGCCTCTCTCAAGGCTCTTGGTATTGAGCGTTTCACTATCTCGATGAATAATCGCAAAATCCTCAATGGAATCTGCGACTATTTTGGGGTCAAAGAGCAAACGAGTGATGTTTTGCGTATTATCGATAAGCTCGATAAGATTGGCGAAGAGAGCGTGATCAAGGAGCTTGTTGAGGAGCTTGGGTTGAGTCAAGAGAGCGCTAGAGGAATCTTGGGATTCACCTCTTTGAAGCAAGAGAGGAGTAGCGAGGAGTTTTTTGCCAAGGTGGCTTCTTATGAGGGGCTCAGCGATTCGCTCCGAGAGGGAATGGGCGAAATGAGAGCGCTCTATGCGATCTTGGATACGCTAGAGATGGACAGGGCATGCTACAAGATCAACTTTTCTATCGCTAGAGGGCTTGGATACTACACAGGAATCGTCTATGAGACGACGCTAGATGCACTCCCTAGTATTGGTAGCGTCTGCTCAGGGGGAAGATACGATAATCTCACGCAGAGCTTCTCCAAAGAGCGCATGAGTGGCGTGGGAGCCTCTATTGGCGTGGATAGACTGCTCGCTGCGCTTGAGGAGCTGGGGTTGCTTGAGGGGCGGGGGACTTCGGCGCAGGTTTTGGTGGCGTGCATGGAGGAATCGCAGCTCGCCTATAGTTACAAGGTGGCGGAGAGGCTACGCACTCTTGGAATCAAGAGCGAGGTCTACCCTGAGGCGGTGAAGCCAAAGAGGTCGCTGGCCTATGCCAATAGCAAGGGACACCCCTATGTCGCGGTGATCGGTGAGGATGAGCTCAAGCAAGGGGTGGTCACACTCAAAGATATGCAATGGGGCGATCAAAAGCCCTGCATCTCAATCGAGGCGGCGGCGGAGATCCTTTTAGGCTAA
- the waaF gene encoding lipopolysaccharide heptosyltransferase II, with amino-acid sequence MKILVRLPTWLGDAVMATPALELLHDRFPHAQFTYIGSPVSCALFERDSRVSRLIVDDSKKAKSRLKGILHIARRAGRHDIALTFQNNFLSALLLFLTRTPRRLGYAKEWRSFLLSDSLQTPSSLHQVERYAKLLEPLIGALSEIPSLNITHQPRPKPLPVPKLIGINPGAAYGSAKRWPEAHFAHLISSLLQEGYGVMLFGGEGEREGNERILRSLEPSPLLLDLTAQTDLSQLIDVIGTLDLFITNDSGPMHLACALGIPLIALFGPTDSKETSPWKPMSETLLLSKHLPCAPCKKRICPLGHHHCMTLLAPQEVLAAASQVLGDS; translated from the coding sequence ATGAAGATTTTGGTTAGGCTTCCCACCTGGCTTGGAGATGCCGTGATGGCGACCCCAGCCTTGGAGCTCCTGCATGATCGCTTCCCTCACGCCCAATTCACCTACATCGGCTCCCCTGTCTCGTGCGCTCTTTTTGAGCGAGATTCTAGAGTATCGCGCCTCATTGTCGATGATAGCAAAAAGGCCAAAAGCCGTCTCAAAGGGATTCTTCATATCGCCAGACGCGCTGGCAGACATGATATCGCCCTCACTTTTCAAAACAACTTCCTCTCCGCCCTGCTCCTCTTTCTCACCCGCACCCCAAGGCGCCTTGGTTATGCTAAAGAGTGGCGCTCTTTTTTGCTGAGCGATTCCCTCCAGACCCCCTCTTCGCTTCATCAGGTGGAGCGCTACGCCAAACTTCTTGAGCCACTCATCGGCGCTCTTAGCGAGATTCCCTCCCTCAATATCACCCACCAGCCCCGCCCCAAGCCCCTCCCTGTTCCCAAACTTATCGGAATCAACCCTGGAGCCGCCTATGGAAGTGCAAAGCGATGGCCAGAGGCGCATTTTGCTCACCTCATCTCTTCGCTCCTCCAAGAGGGCTATGGAGTGATGCTTTTCGGAGGTGAGGGCGAGAGAGAGGGGAATGAGCGCATCTTGCGATCTCTTGAGCCCTCCCCCCTGCTTCTAGACCTCACCGCCCAGACTGACCTTAGCCAACTTATCGATGTGATTGGCACGCTTGATCTCTTCATCACCAACGATAGTGGCCCCATGCATCTAGCTTGCGCACTTGGGATTCCCCTCATCGCCCTCTTTGGACCCACTGATTCCAAAGAGACTTCACCATGGAAGCCCATGAGCGAGACCCTGCTCCTCTCCAAGCACCTTCCCTGCGCCCCATGCAAAAAGCGCATCTGCCCCCTTGGGCATCATCACTGCATGACCCTCCTCGCCCCTCAAGAGGTTTTGGCGGCTGCCTCTCAAGTGTTAGGAGATTCTTAA
- a CDS encoding heavy-metal-associated domain-containing protein produces MKKSFEVMNVKCGGCANRVKEALKEEFGEVEVDVEQKSLTLEIEDAQEEALKKKLKELGYPVVGDENGFFTKAKSFISCAIGKAQS; encoded by the coding sequence ATGAAGAAGAGTTTTGAAGTGATGAATGTGAAGTGCGGAGGTTGCGCCAATCGCGTCAAAGAAGCGCTGAAAGAGGAGTTTGGAGAAGTCGAAGTGGATGTGGAGCAAAAGAGTCTCACCCTAGAGATCGAAGACGCCCAAGAAGAGGCACTGAAAAAAAAGCTCAAAGAGCTTGGCTATCCCGTGGTAGGTGATGAGAACGGATTCTTCACCAAGGCCAAGAGCTTCATCTCCTGCGCCATTGGCAAAGCCCAAAGCTAA
- a CDS encoding class II 3-deoxy-7-phosphoheptulonate synthase — translation MQNEWNPQSWREKPIRQQPTYKDREHLKNIERELKQYPPLVFAGEARSLKKRLADVTEGRAFLLQGGDCAESFSEFNAINIRDMFKVILQMAVVLTFAGSCPIVKVGRLAGQFAKPRSSDEEVMDGVSLPSYRGDIINSIEFTPEAREPNPKRMLKAYNQSAATLNLIRAFAQGGLADLHEVHRWNLGFIESSFGERYQALCDRITETLSFMEACGITSATTPMLHETEFYTSHEALLLNYEEALTRKDSLTGDWYDCSAHMLWIGERTRELEGAHMEFLRGVNNPVGVKVGPGATKEELLGICDILNPLNEAGRLNFIVRMGAEKIGEKLPALLRIIKEEGRKVLWSIDPMHGNTVKASSGYKTRAFNQVLSEVRSFFDIHKAEGTYAGGIHLEMTGQDVTECIGGSQKITEEGLACNYNTQCDPRLNATQALELAFLIAEILKKR, via the coding sequence ATGCAAAACGAGTGGAATCCGCAAAGCTGGAGAGAGAAGCCTATCCGCCAGCAACCAACCTATAAAGATAGAGAGCATCTAAAGAATATTGAGCGCGAGCTTAAGCAGTATCCCCCTTTGGTCTTCGCTGGAGAGGCTAGATCGCTCAAAAAGCGACTTGCTGATGTGACGGAGGGGCGAGCGTTTTTGCTCCAAGGGGGTGATTGCGCGGAGAGTTTTTCGGAGTTCAATGCGATCAACATCCGCGATATGTTCAAAGTGATTTTGCAAATGGCGGTGGTTTTGACCTTTGCGGGGAGCTGCCCGATCGTCAAAGTGGGGCGCTTGGCGGGGCAGTTTGCCAAGCCAAGGTCAAGTGATGAAGAGGTGATGGATGGCGTGAGCTTACCCAGCTATCGCGGAGATATTATCAATAGCATAGAGTTCACTCCTGAGGCGCGTGAGCCCAATCCCAAGCGAATGCTCAAGGCCTACAACCAATCTGCGGCTACCCTGAATCTCATTCGTGCCTTTGCCCAAGGGGGATTGGCAGATTTGCACGAGGTGCATCGCTGGAATCTAGGCTTTATTGAGAGCTCGTTTGGAGAGAGGTATCAAGCCCTCTGCGATCGCATCACAGAGACGCTCTCTTTTATGGAGGCGTGCGGAATCACCTCAGCCACCACTCCCATGCTCCATGAGACGGAGTTTTATACTTCTCACGAAGCCCTTTTGCTCAACTACGAAGAGGCACTCACGAGAAAAGATAGTCTTACAGGCGACTGGTATGACTGCTCGGCGCATATGCTTTGGATTGGAGAGCGCACTAGAGAGCTAGAGGGCGCGCACATGGAGTTTTTACGAGGGGTTAACAATCCTGTGGGCGTGAAGGTTGGGCCTGGCGCAACCAAAGAGGAGCTTCTTGGAATCTGTGACATTCTCAATCCCCTCAATGAGGCAGGGCGATTGAATTTCATCGTGAGGATGGGCGCTGAAAAGATCGGTGAAAAGCTTCCTGCACTCCTTAGAATCATCAAAGAGGAAGGACGCAAGGTGCTGTGGAGTATTGACCCCATGCATGGCAACACGGTCAAAGCCAGCAGTGGCTACAAGACTAGAGCCTTCAATCAAGTCCTCTCTGAAGTGCGCTCGTTCTTTGATATTCACAAGGCAGAAGGCACCTATGCGGGGGGAATTCACCTAGAGATGACGGGTCAGGATGTAACAGAGTGCATCGGTGGAAGCCAAAAGATCACCGAAGAGGGTCTAGCGTGCAATTACAACACGCAGTGCGACCCAAGATTGAATGCGACTCAGGCGCTTGAACTTGCCTTTTTGATCGCGGAGATTTTGAAAAAACGCTAA